In a genomic window of Gossypium arboreum isolate Shixiya-1 chromosome 7, ASM2569848v2, whole genome shotgun sequence:
- the LOC108458723 gene encoding probable methyltransferase PMT15, with product MAATRFLSHITIFNSKNSNLYSITILAILCTIFYLIGIWQHSLGPIPIPNSSSSVSGFLSSAPCYSLHTTQLDFMPHHLPHDPTPATTRVPHFPPCNISFSEYTPCEDARRSLKFDRDMLIYRQRHCPERNELLKCRIPAPYGYKVPFRWPESREFAWFANVPHKELTVEKKAQNWVKVEGEKFRFPGGGTMFPRGADAYIDDIDKLINLKDGSIRTAIDTGCGVASWGAYLLSRNIIAMSFAPRDTHEAQVQFALERGVPALIGVLASIRLPYPSRAFDMAHCSRCLIPWDNYDGIYLIEVDRILRPGGYWILSGPPINWENHWKGWNRTADDLKAEQSRIETVAKSLCWKKIVQKGDIAIWQKPTNHIHCKATRKVFKQPRFCQTQNPDMAWYTKLEKCLTPLPQVSEIKEIAGGQLPKWPQRLNAIPPRISSGSLTGVTGNNFVENTELWKERVAYYKKIDYQLAQTGRYRNLLDMNAYLGGFAAALVDDPVWVMNAVPVEADQLNTLGVIYERGLIGTYQNWCEAMSTYPRTYDFIHADTIFSLYKDSCDTEDILLEMDRVLRPEGGVIIRDDVDVLLKIKKIIDVMQWEGRIADHEKGPHEREKILFAVKQYWTAPPLAPKHDQ from the exons ATGGCCGCAACTAGATTCCTCTCTCACATTACGATTTTTAATTCCAAAAACTCCAACCTTTATTCCATCACCATCCTCGCCATTCTTTGCACCATTTTCTACCTCATTGGAATATGGCAACACTCTTTAGGCCCTATCCCCATCCCCAACTCCTCCTCATCGGTCTCCGGCTTCCTCTCCTCCGCCCCTTGCTATTCCCTCCACACCACCCAACTCGACTTCATGCCCCACCACCTCCCCCACGATCCAACTCCCGCCACCACGCGTGTACCTCACTTCCCTCCTTGTAACATCTCCTTCTCCGAGTACACCCCATGCGAGGACGCTCGGAGGTCACTGAAATTCGACAGGGACATGCTCATATACAGACAGCGCCACTGTCCCGAAAGGAACGAGTTGTTAAAGTGTCGGATACCAGCTCCGTACGGTTACAAGGTTCCTTTTAGGTGGCCTGAGAGTAGAGAGTTTGCATGGTTTGCTAACGTTCCGCATAAAGAGCTGACTGTCGAAAAAAAGGCTCAGAATTGGGTTAAGGTAGAAGGGGAGAAATTTAGATTTCCCGGTGGCGGCACCATGTTCCCACGCGGAGCTGATGCTTATATTGACGATATCGATAAATTGATAAATCTCAAAGATGGTTCCATAAGAACAGCCATTGATACCGGCTGCGGG GTAGCGAGTTGGGGGGCATACTTATTATCAAGGAACATTATAGCAATGTCATTTGCACCAAGAGACACCCATGAAGCTCAAGTGCAATTCGCTCTGGAACGTGGCGTCCCTGCCTTGATCGGAGTCCTTGCTTCCATTAGGCTTCCTTATCCTTCAAGAGCTTTCGACATGGCCCATTGCTCTCGTTGCCTCATCCCTTGGGACAACTATG ATGGGATATATTTAATTGAAGTAGATAGGATCCTACGCCCTGGTGGGTATTGGATTCTATCAGGGCCACCAATCAACTGGGAAAATCATTGGAAAGGTTGGAATAGAACGGCTGATGATTTGAAAGCAGAACAGTCTCGAATCGAGACTGTGGCTAAATCCCTCTGCTGGAAAAAAATTGTACAAAAGGGTGATATTGCCATTTGGCAAAAACCCACCAATCATATCCATTGCAAAGCAACCAGGAAGGTTTTCAAGCAGCCAAGGTTTTGCCAAACTCAGAACCCTGACATGGCCTG GTACACAAAATTGGAGAAATGTTTAACCCCATTGCCTCAAGTATCTGAAATAAAGGAAATTGCAGGTGGGCAATTACCAAAATGGCCACAGAGGCTGAATGCAATCCCTCCAAGGATCAGCAGTGGAAGTTTAACAGGAGTTACAGGAAACAACTTTGTAGAGAACACAGAGCTATGGAAGGAGAGAGTAGCatattataagaaaatagactatCAGCTAGCACAGACAGGGCGATACCGCAACTTGTTGGATATGAATGCATATTTGGGAGGCTTTGCAGCAGCTCTTGTCGATGACCCCGTCTGGGTCATGAACGCTGTACCCGTTGAGGCTGACCAGCTCAACACTCTTGGAGTTATCTATGAACGTGGATTAATTGGAACTTACCAAAATTG GTGTGAGGCAATGTCTACTTATCCTAGAACCTACGATTTTATTCATGCAGACACCATTTTCAGTCTCTACAAAGACAG TTGTGACACGGAGGATATTCTTCTAGAAATGGATAGGGTTTTACGACCAGAAGGCGGTGTAATCATTAGAGACGATGTGGACGTGTTGTTGAAAATCAAGAAAATCATAGACGTTATGCAATGGGAGGGAAGAATTGCAGACCATGAAAAGGGACCCCATGAAAGAGAGAAGATTCTTTTTGCAGTTAAGCAATATTGGACTGCACCACCATTGGCACCCAAACATGACCAATAA
- the LOC108458734 gene encoding plant UBX domain-containing protein 9 isoform X2: MTTPTRHAIESFKSITGESESVALRKLEEYGGNLNAAVSAHFLELERSITNPVSSASSQNNFVDTNNQSGLGTGGIVPLISAVRRFRPSLLLDPNYRRNLLNQIGTPNFNHYTTSPHMGEVTGVPVGFNGRNEHPLNSGVRPVITDSPGTPSYYGEGTYNNFSRDDHQHPNDIESEMMQAAIEASKRDFEQTYMNEQRGSFYGSSSVGLQQQQEDEELARAISLSLKTADEEKAMRMPKDHYEQMGTYDSNDKTMETTNNSSKWVDISQKELDEAIMLETQLFSQIPEGSSYILSHEQGGPGRSINPGLEAVSGPQPSSIMDQCLLRQQQDEEYLISLLADKEKEMNALKKAESHSLKEESLRRKHEGEEVNKVMSAKSTSLPPEPAIDDDNAITILVRMPDGTRHGRRFRKSDKLQLLFDFIDVGEVVKPETYRVVRPYPRRAFDAADCSLSFNQLGLTGKQEALFLEFI, from the exons ATGACGACGCCAACTCGACATGCAATCGAGAGTTTCAAGAGCATAACTGGAGAATCGGAGTCGGTTGCTTTACGGAAATTAGAG GAGTATGGTGGCAACTTAAATGCGGCTGTCAGCGCACATTTTCTTGAACTGGAAAGAAGCAT CACGAACCCGGTATCTTCTGCTTCTTCTCAGAATAATTTTGTTGATACGAACAATCAAAGTGGACTTGGAACAGGTGGAATTGTTCCACTCATCTCTGCTGTTAGAAGATTTAGGCCTTCATTATTGCTTGACCCCAATTACAGGAGAAATTTGTTAAACCAGATCGGCACTCCTAATTTCAATCATTATACAACATCTCCTCATATGGGAGAGGTGACCGGGGTCCCTGTAGGGTTTAACGGTCGAAATGAGCATCCTCTGAATTCAGGAGTCAGACCTGTCATCACGGATTCACCAGGAACACCATCATACTATGGAGAGGGGACTTACAACAATTTCTCAAGAGATGATCATCAACATCCCAATGATATAGAATCTGAAATGATGCAAGCTGCAATTGAGGCTTCTAAGCGGGATTTTGAACAGACATATATGAATGAGCAACGTGGTTCTTTCTAT GGTTCATCTAGTGTTGGGCTTCAACAACAGCAAGAAGATGAAGAGCTTGCTCGTGCAATTTCATTGTCTTTGAAG ACAGCAGATGAAGAGAAAGCAATGCGTATGCCGAAGGATCATTACGAACAAATGGGAACTTATGATTCAAATGATAAAACTATGGAAACGACTAATAACAGCTCGAAG TGGGTTGATATTTCACAGAAAGAGCTTGATGAAGCAATTATGCTGGAGACCCAACTTTTTAGCCAGATTCCTGAAGGCAGTTCGTATATCCTTTCTCATGAGCAAGGTGGTCCAGGTAGAAGCATTAATCCTGGTCTAGAGGCTGTATCTGGTCCACAACCATCCTCTATAATGGACCAATGTTTACTGCGGCAACAGCAG GATGAGGAGTATCTGATATCTCTATTAGCTGACAAAGAAAAGGAGATGAATGCTCTTAAGAAAGCTGAAAGTCATAGTTTGAAAGAAGAATCTCTCAGAAGGAAACATGAAGGAGAG GAAGTCAACAAGGTAATGTCAGCAAAAAGTACTTCACTCCCACCAGAGCCAGCAATAGATGATGACAATGCAATAACTATACTTGTTAGGATGCCAGATGGCACCCGCCATGGACGTCGCTTTCGCAAGTCAGACAAGCTCCAG CTTCTTTTTGACTTCATAGATGTTGGGGAAGTGGTGAAGCCAGAGACTTACAGAGTG GTAAGGCCATATCCTCGCCGTGCTTTTGATGCCGCTGACTGCTCTTTAAGTTTCAACCAACTTGGTCTGACAGGCAAACAGGAAGCATTGTTTCTGGAATTCATATAG
- the LOC108458734 gene encoding plant UBX domain-containing protein 9 isoform X1: protein MTTPTRHAIESFKSITGESESVALRKLEEYGGNLNAAVSAHFLELERSITNPVSSASSQNNFVDTNNQSGLGTGGIVPLISAVRRFRPSLLLDPNYRRNLLNQIGTPNFNHYTTSPHMGEVTGVPVGFNGRNEHPLNSGVRPVITDSPGTPSYYGEGTYNNFSRDDHQHPNDIESEMMQAAIEASKRDFEQTYMNEQRGSFYGSSSVGLQQQQEDEELARAISLSLKTADEEKAMRMPKDHYEQMGTYDSNDKTMETTNNSSKIGNSSLRQLPVTHESVHDTQNHLLSKDSLNSNEWVDISQKELDEAIMLETQLFSQIPEGSSYILSHEQGGPGRSINPGLEAVSGPQPSSIMDQCLLRQQQDEEYLISLLADKEKEMNALKKAESHSLKEESLRRKHEGEEVNKVMSAKSTSLPPEPAIDDDNAITILVRMPDGTRHGRRFRKSDKLQLLFDFIDVGEVVKPETYRVVRPYPRRAFDAADCSLSFNQLGLTGKQEALFLEFI from the exons ATGACGACGCCAACTCGACATGCAATCGAGAGTTTCAAGAGCATAACTGGAGAATCGGAGTCGGTTGCTTTACGGAAATTAGAG GAGTATGGTGGCAACTTAAATGCGGCTGTCAGCGCACATTTTCTTGAACTGGAAAGAAGCAT CACGAACCCGGTATCTTCTGCTTCTTCTCAGAATAATTTTGTTGATACGAACAATCAAAGTGGACTTGGAACAGGTGGAATTGTTCCACTCATCTCTGCTGTTAGAAGATTTAGGCCTTCATTATTGCTTGACCCCAATTACAGGAGAAATTTGTTAAACCAGATCGGCACTCCTAATTTCAATCATTATACAACATCTCCTCATATGGGAGAGGTGACCGGGGTCCCTGTAGGGTTTAACGGTCGAAATGAGCATCCTCTGAATTCAGGAGTCAGACCTGTCATCACGGATTCACCAGGAACACCATCATACTATGGAGAGGGGACTTACAACAATTTCTCAAGAGATGATCATCAACATCCCAATGATATAGAATCTGAAATGATGCAAGCTGCAATTGAGGCTTCTAAGCGGGATTTTGAACAGACATATATGAATGAGCAACGTGGTTCTTTCTAT GGTTCATCTAGTGTTGGGCTTCAACAACAGCAAGAAGATGAAGAGCTTGCTCGTGCAATTTCATTGTCTTTGAAG ACAGCAGATGAAGAGAAAGCAATGCGTATGCCGAAGGATCATTACGAACAAATGGGAACTTATGATTCAAATGATAAAACTATGGAAACGACTAATAACAGCTCGAAG ATAGGAAACTCTTCACTTAGACAACTACCAGTGACTCATGAATCTGTCCATGATACTCAAAATCATCTTCTGAGTAAAGATTCCTTGAATTCTAATGAG TGGGTTGATATTTCACAGAAAGAGCTTGATGAAGCAATTATGCTGGAGACCCAACTTTTTAGCCAGATTCCTGAAGGCAGTTCGTATATCCTTTCTCATGAGCAAGGTGGTCCAGGTAGAAGCATTAATCCTGGTCTAGAGGCTGTATCTGGTCCACAACCATCCTCTATAATGGACCAATGTTTACTGCGGCAACAGCAG GATGAGGAGTATCTGATATCTCTATTAGCTGACAAAGAAAAGGAGATGAATGCTCTTAAGAAAGCTGAAAGTCATAGTTTGAAAGAAGAATCTCTCAGAAGGAAACATGAAGGAGAG GAAGTCAACAAGGTAATGTCAGCAAAAAGTACTTCACTCCCACCAGAGCCAGCAATAGATGATGACAATGCAATAACTATACTTGTTAGGATGCCAGATGGCACCCGCCATGGACGTCGCTTTCGCAAGTCAGACAAGCTCCAG CTTCTTTTTGACTTCATAGATGTTGGGGAAGTGGTGAAGCCAGAGACTTACAGAGTG GTAAGGCCATATCCTCGCCGTGCTTTTGATGCCGCTGACTGCTCTTTAAGTTTCAACCAACTTGGTCTGACAGGCAAACAGGAAGCATTGTTTCTGGAATTCATATAG